In Gossypium hirsutum isolate 1008001.06 chromosome D06, Gossypium_hirsutum_v2.1, whole genome shotgun sequence, one genomic interval encodes:
- the LOC107901781 gene encoding uncharacterized protein isoform X1 has protein sequence MAYYSSNYYYEANSGEYHQTPYYDSSHDYVSSQDLEAHSSYGYAYKDYNSFQYDSAPCYGACDPEIGRSTVAYSSYTFSDPNYVEYSLDPYGEDYGTVKTRLIVSYSVSEFNEPEFEEYDPTPYGGGYDLDATYGKPLPPSEGICYPRSSGDPNDQSLKTFSYGSIESPYGKGVDKLVEKPSNGSKTATVKDQEQQTQGSNEAVNVDSNGKPLESYQGEENKESYTDGYPSNRNVAIGDANGAEYEKRVSQIPPGYGLEAMDLCESLFGYWPCLDRAKRENEYRNCYGPQGVNCPWEETADYLFGNSYPYGERWGNGGIYENPIFNYERHYQGQLISRQMEYQEEHSWLN, from the coding sequence ATGGCCTATTACAGCTCCAACTATTATTATGAAGCTAATTCTGGTGAGTATCATCAAACTCCTTATTATGATAGTAGCCATGATTATGTTTCATCACAAGACTTAGAAGCTCATTCTAGCTATGGCTATGCATACAAGGATTACAATTCTTTCCAATACGATTCAGCTCCATGTTATGGTGCTTGTGATCCTGAAATTGGTCGCTCGACTGTTGCATACTCTTCGTATACTTTCAGTGACCCTAACTATGTTGAGTATTCCCTAGACCCTTATGGTGAAGATTATGGTACTGTAAAGACTCGTTTAATTGTCTCATATTCTGTCTCAGAGTTCAATGAGCCTGAATTTGAAGAGTATGATCCAACGCCTTATGGCGGTGGTTATGATCTTGATGCAACATATGGCAAACCCCTGCCCCCTTCCGAGGGAATATGTTATCCACGTTCATCAGGGGATCCGAATGATCAATCCTTGAAAACTTTTTCTTATGGGTCTATAGAGTCGCCTTATGGGAAAGGAGTTGATAAACTTGTAGAAAAACCTAGCAATGGAAGCAAAACAGCCACAGTCAAAGACCAAGAGCAGCAAACCCAGGGAAGTAATGAAGCTGTTAATGTGGATTCTAATGGCAAGCCTTTAGAGTCGTATCAAGGTGAAGAGAATAAGGAAAGTTACACTGATGGTTACCCTTCTAATAGAAATGTAGCTATTGGAGATGCTAATGGTGCTGAATATGAAAAGAGAGTGTCTCAAATCCCTCCAGGGTATGGCTTAGAAGCAATGGACCTTTGTGAAAGTTTGTTTGGTTACTGGCCCTGCCTGGATCGTGCAAAGAGAGAGAACGAGTATCGAAATTGCTATGGTCCTCAAGGAGTAAACTGCCCATGGGAGGAGACTGCAGACTATCTTTTTGGTAATTCGTATCCTTATGGTGAAAGATGGGGCAATGGAGGTATTTACGAGAACCCAATCTTCAATTACGAAAGGCATTATCAGGGACAACTTATATCAAGGCAGATGGAGTATCAAGAGGAACATTCATGGTTGAATTAG
- the LOC107901781 gene encoding uncharacterized protein At5g39570 isoform X2 codes for MAYYSSNYYYEANSEFNEPEFEEYDPTPYGGGYDLDATYGKPLPPSEGICYPRSSGDPNDQSLKTFSYGSIESPYGKGVDKLVEKPSNGSKTATVKDQEQQTQGSNEAVNVDSNGKPLESYQGEENKESYTDGYPSNRNVAIGDANGAEYEKRVSQIPPGYGLEAMDLCESLFGYWPCLDRAKRENEYRNCYGPQGVNCPWEETADYLFGNSYPYGERWGNGGIYENPIFNYERHYQGQLISRQMEYQEEHSWLN; via the exons ATGGCCTATTACAGCTCCAACTATTATTATGAAGCTAATTCTG AGTTCAATGAGCCTGAATTTGAAGAGTATGATCCAACGCCTTATGGCGGTGGTTATGATCTTGATGCAACATATGGCAAACCCCTGCCCCCTTCCGAGGGAATATGTTATCCACGTTCATCAGGGGATCCGAATGATCAATCCTTGAAAACTTTTTCTTATGGGTCTATAGAGTCGCCTTATGGGAAAGGAGTTGATAAACTTGTAGAAAAACCTAGCAATGGAAGCAAAACAGCCACAGTCAAAGACCAAGAGCAGCAAACCCAGGGAAGTAATGAAGCTGTTAATGTGGATTCTAATGGCAAGCCTTTAGAGTCGTATCAAGGTGAAGAGAATAAGGAAAGTTACACTGATGGTTACCCTTCTAATAGAAATGTAGCTATTGGAGATGCTAATGGTGCTGAATATGAAAAGAGAGTGTCTCAAATCCCTCCAGGGTATGGCTTAGAAGCAATGGACCTTTGTGAAAGTTTGTTTGGTTACTGGCCCTGCCTGGATCGTGCAAAGAGAGAGAACGAGTATCGAAATTGCTATGGTCCTCAAGGAGTAAACTGCCCATGGGAGGAGACTGCAGACTATCTTTTTGGTAATTCGTATCCTTATGGTGAAAGATGGGGCAATGGAGGTATTTACGAGAACCCAATCTTCAATTACGAAAGGCATTATCAGGGACAACTTATATCAAGGCAGATGGAGTATCAAGAGGAACATTCATGGTTGAATTAG